The DNA sequence CGAATCGGCGGGTTGCAGTGTGCACAGGGCAAGTTCGGCATCACGCCCGACCTGACGACGCTGGCGAAGGTCATCGGCGGCGGCTTTCCCGTCGGAGCCATCGGCGGCCGGGCCGAAATCATGGAGCAGTTCACACCGACCGGCGACGTGTTCCAAGCGGGCACCTACTCCGGCCATCCCCTCTCGTTGACCGCCGGACTCGAAACCCTTCGCTACGCCGCGAAACACGACGTGTACGACCACCTCAGCGGACTGGGCGACCAACTTCGCTCGGGGTTGACCGACATCCTCGCGGACCGTGCGCCCGAGTACACCGTCGTCGGGATGGACAGCATGTTCAAGGTCATCTTCACCCGCGACGGGCCGCGCGACCTGTCGGGGCAGTGCGAAGCGGGATGCGTGCAGGACCCCGACTGTCCCCGGTTCGACTACTGCCCGAAGGACAAGGGCGACGTGAACCGCGCCGAAACCGAGCGCTGGGAACGCCTCTTCTGGCCCGCGATGCTCGACGAGGGCGTCTTTTTGACGGCCAACCAGTTCGAATCCCAGTTCCTCAGTTACGCTCACACCGAGGAGGACGTCGAGGCGACGCTGGAAGCGTACAAGGAAGCGTTGTAATCTACCGATATTTTCCCAATCTCCTATCAGTCAGAAGGTTACTCAGTACTCTCTGTACTACCTCCTGTATGGCAGTTTTCAGATCCCTCGTCTTCGCGCTGATTTCGGGCGTGCTCAGCGGTTTCCTGGTGACGTTTTCGGTCGCCTTCTACCGAACCATCCGGTTCCGGTTTCGACCTGAATCGCCGTGCCCTACTCCCTCTCTTGTTCGCGTGGGTCTGAAGCACGTGCGGCGGCGAGTGCTTCCAACACGTCCGTCTTCGACAGTTCCGTTCCCGCATACGGGTCGGTGACCGCTTCGAAGGGCTCGGTACCGTCGAATGCGCTCGCCCGTTCGACCGCACGAGCCATCCGTGCGGAAAACGTCGCTTCCAACCGCTCGGCGGCCGTCTCGGGCGAGACCCACTCGTAGTCGTCGTGCTCGTGATTCGGGTTCACGTCCGTCTCGTCGGTTTCACATCGGTAGACGAGCGTCACCATCGGATTCCCGGTCTCGGCATCCATCCACCCGCCGTACGCCGCATCAACCGGCGGCCCGACCCTGGCGTCTACGGCTAACTCTTCCCGCAGTTCGCGGCACAGACCCCCGACGAGCGTTTCCCCGTATTCGAACCGGCCACCCGGTGGCTCCCAGTGATCCCCGGATTTCGTCACCAGTACGTTCCCGTCGGGACCGAAGAGGATCGCTTTCTGCGTGATTTGGCCGACGTACTGCTCGCGCTTGTCAGTCATATGTTGTTTACTCGCTCCCTGGAATTTCAATCTAATGCTCGATGAAATCAACTCAAAAGGTGAACGAATACTCCCTATTTACTACTATTATTGCTGTGGTTTTGGAAACGCTGTCACTCGTTTAATCATTCGAACAAATTCCGTGAAATTCTAGACCGCTTATTCTCGACGAAATAGTAGGATACCTCGCGTGATAATGTTGGACGAACAATTGGATATTCTCTCGGACGCTCGACGGCGCGACCTGTTGCTCGCTTTGTCGAACGAGACGCCACGGACCGTTCGGACGAATACGGCCGCTATTCAGCGAACCGAGGAACGACGAGATGCGACACGGATGTATCACATACATCTCCCTAAACTGGAAGATTGCGGGTATATATGTTGGAATAAGGAGACCGAACGTGTGACGAAAGGGCCGAAGTTTGCGGAAATACAACCACTACTTGAACTCGTAACCGAGTACGAGGAAGAATATCTGGATTCTGTCTCACCTTGTGACTCCCTCTGACTGTTGATCACAGGCGTCACAGAGACAGCACGGAGTGACGATTGGTTGGGACCCTGTCGTACTCCGTGCCAACTACTTATTCGTACTACCTTGGTATAACCTTACTGTGATTATCCGGGTGAACAATCTGAGATTTGATGTGTGCGGTGATGTAATTTTACTTCGAATGAGGGCGTGCTAGCCTTCAATTCATATTTATTGTGGCGTATTACTGTCTTGTTATTAAAATCACATCCCCGTTCCATCTTGTCTCCCCCAATCTCGTTTCTCACGGTGCGATTACATGTGATGGATGTTTGATGACATTTGTGTGCGAGATGTTCATACATACTGAACTACTACTATACCCCTGTTAACCGAACGACGACGATTCTGTCAGGTGGGTTCGTCTTATTGGACAGGAACTGACTTGTGAGGGGCGGTAAAACAATGAGAGCAGAGCCGGAAACCCCGGTCACATGGTTGGGACCCATGAAGGACGAATCAAATCATCAGCAGGCAGTCGAATTGTTACAGCAGCTTGGGTTGAAAGAGTACGAGGCAAGGTGTCTCGTGGCGTTGTCACGCCTTCCAAAGGGAACGGCCAAGGAGATCAGCGACATTTCGGACGTTCCTCGAACGCGTGTTTACGACGCGATTCGAGTGTTGGAGAGCAAGGGACTCGTCGAAATCCAGCACTCGAACCCACAGAGATTCCGTGCCGTTCCTATCGAGGAGGCGGCCGAAACGCTCCGCCAGGAGTACGAATCGCGAACGGAGACGCTGGTCGAGTCGATAAACGAAATCGAACCCGTGCAGTCGGACGAGGACGACCAAACGACTCACGAGGTTTGGTCGCTGGACGGAACGTCGGCCGTTCGAAATCGCACACAGCAACTCATCGACACTGCTGACGAAGAACTCGTCCTCGTCATCGGTCACGAAGCCGCCATCACGCCTGACTTGATCGAACAGCTACAAGAGACGTACACGAGTGGCATTCATGTTCTCGTCGGTACGCCGAACGACGCGATACGCGACAGAATCCGGCAAGAGATTCCGGACGCTACCGTCTTCGTTTCGGGGTTGGAGTGGATCGACAGTTCGTCGATTCGGGAATCCGACGATACGGTCATCACGAGTATGCTGCTGGTCGATGGGGAGACGATTCTGGTCAGTTCGGCTCACGAAACGGATACCGGCACGGTCACCGAAGAGAAGGCCGTGTTCGGTCGTGGATTCGACAACGGAATCGTCGTCATCGCTCGGCGACTGATGGCAACTGGGCTGTTCTCGACCGAAGAGCCGAAAATCGCGGACGAATAACTGATCTCATTCCGACGGCTCGGAACCGTCCGACCGCACGCAAATTCCCCCGTCACTTCGAATGGTTACGTGGTACCCATAGTACTCGAAGGAGACGGTACTTTCCCCGCCAAACTCCGACGTTCGCGGTCGAACTATCGAATCCAGTGAATCCGGGTCGACGTGCTCGTACAACGGTTCGAGTTCGCTTTGCGGACGATTTTCTATCGTCGCTATCGTTTCTGCGATGGCGATACTGGGTGACGTGGAGGACCAATCGTACTGAACGCGTGTCGTATTCGAATCGGCTTCCGAATCGTCCTCGTCGATTGGTGACTCCTCTCCACTCATGGTATTCACTTCATACGAACCTAAGAGACATAAGAGTAGTGTGATTATGTGAGTTAACTACCACCTTCGAACAACGCATTTGGGCCGCGATTCGGACGTATCGAAGGTAGTTCGGACGCTCGTCGGCATCGTCGACCGAAGAGACGTTCGAATCATCGTCCCGCTTCATATTCGTGCAACCCTCATCAACTTCGACAGACGACCGCCGAAACGGGTTGCGAAGGTGGTTTCAATGTCGGGGTCTCACTGTCGGATATGAGCCATCGAGGAAAGGAACTCCGTCTCGCTACACGAGGGTCCGACCTCGCCATTCGACAATCGGGAGAGGTAAAGGCGGCACTGGAAGACCGCCGGTACTCCGTCGAACTGGTGGAAGTAGCAACCACGGGGGACCAACTGGACGACGCACTCATCACGGAACTGGGAAAGACCGGCGCGTTCGTCCGTGATCTGGACCAACAGGTGTTGGACGGCGACGTGGACGGCGCGATTCATTCGATGAAGGACATGCCGACCGAGCATCCGAACGAACTCATCGTCGCGGCCGTCCCCGAGCGTGCGAGCGCGAACGACGTCCTCGTGACGCCCGACGGCAAGCCGATCGACGCGCTTCCCGACGGTGCGGTCGTCGGCACGTCGAGTCTCCGGCGGAAGGCCCAACTGCTGAATTTCCGTCCCGACTTGACCGTCGAACCGCTCCGCGGCAACGTCGATACGCGAATCGAGAAGCTCCTCGCGCCGGTTCTTCAAGCGGAACACGAGGAGCGAACCGAGGAGGAAAAGGAACGAAAGGGCCACGTCGGCAAGAAGGACAGCTACGAATTCCCGTACGACAAGAACATAGACGAGTGGTTCAACGACCTCTCGGAGGTCGGACGCGGCGCGCTCGAACGCGACGTCGAAACGGAGTACGACGCCATCGTCCTCGCCGAAGCGGGACTCCAGCGCAGCGGTCTCGCCCATCACGTCGAGTACGACAGACTGCCGCCGAAGCAGTTTGTCCCCGCGCCGGGACAGGGTGCGCTGGCGGTCATGACGTTGGACTCGGAACTCGCTCACGACCTTCATACCGTCCTCGATCACCCACGGACGCGGGTCGAGACGACCGTCGAGCGAACGATCCTCCGTGAGTTGAACGGCGGTTGCATCGCCCCGATCGGCGTCCACAGCATCATTCAAGGCGAAAACGTCCACGTGGACGTACAGGTGTTCAGTCAGGACGGCTCCGAGGCCATCTCCCTCAAACGCGACGTGCCGGTCGAAACGCACGTCACCGGTGCGAAGCAGGTGGCGAACGAACTCGCCGAGCGTGGCGCCCGCGACCTCATCACGGAAGCCCGCGAAGGGAGCGAGTGACGATGAAGGTCGCCGTATTCCGGCCGGACGACGAACGCCTCGACGAGGCGGTGGAACTGTTGGAATCGCTCGACGTGAACCCCGTTCCGGACCCAATGCTGGCAGTTCATCCGACGGACGAAACGCCGCGCCACGCCGATTTCGTCGTTCTGACGAGCAAGACGGGTGTCGAACTCGCCGACAAGAACGGCTGGAATCCCGGCGATACGACCGTCTGTGCCATCGGCGAACGTACCGCCGCGACGCTCCGCGAGTACGGTTACGACGTCGACATCGTCCCGGACGAGTACTCCTCGCGGGGACTCGTCGCGGCGCTCGCCGACCGCGTCGATGGAAAGTCCGTCGAAGTCGCCCGCAGCGACCACGGCAGCGACGTGTTGACCGACGGCTTGGCGGACGCCGGTGCCGATGTCCACGAGACGGTGCTGTACGAACTCGTCCGGCCGAACGAGGCCGGTCGTTCGGCGGAACTCGCCGCCGACGGTGACCTCGACGCCGCCTTGTTCACGTCATCGCTCACGGTCGAACACTTCCTCGCCGCCGCCGGAGACCGGGGCGTCCGGGACGAGGTAATGAACGCGCTGGACGACGTTCTCGTCGGTGCCATCGGTGCTCCGACGAACGACACCGCCCGCGAGCACGGTGTTCGCGTCGATGTCGTCCCCGACACTGCTTCCTTCGACCGATTAGCGGAGGAGGCCGTCGCCCGCCTCCACGACGAACCGAACGACGAGGCCCAAGTTTAAATCCGAGAACGTGACAAGGATGTTCCCATGAGTAGCCCGGTTCCCGAGTTGGAAGCCCGCGCGACGGCCTGTGCGGACAGAGTACGCGAAGCGGACGAGATACTGCTCGCCTCGCACATCGACGCCGACGGTTTGACGAGCGCCGCTATCGCGTCGTCCGCCCTCGAACGCGCCGGGGTGCCGTTCGAGACGGTGTTCTGCAAGCAACTCGGTGCCGATGAACTGGCCGCAATCGCGGCAACCGACTACGACACCGTCCTCTTCACCGACTTCGGGAGCGGCCAACTCGACATCATCACGGAACACGAGTCGGCGGGCGACTTCGACCCGGTCATCGCCGACCACCACCAGCCAGCGGACGCGGACACGGAATTCCACCTCAACCCGCTTCTATTCGGTCTGGACGGCTCCTCGGAACTCTCCGGTGCTGGCGCGAGTTACGTCCTCGCGCGGGCGCTCGAACCCGACGGCGGCGACAACCGCGACCTCGCCGCCCTCGCCGTCGTCGGTGCGGTCGGCGACATGCAGATTTCCGACGGTGAACTCGTCGGCGCGAACACGGGTATCGTCGAGGAAGGACTCGACGCGGGCGTGGTCGAAACCGGTACCGACCTCGCGCTGTACGGCAAGCAAACTCGCCCGCTTCCGAAACTCCTGGAGTACGCGACGGACGTGTACATCCCCGGTATCTCGAACGACCAGAACGGCGCCCTCCGATTTCTCAACGGCGTCGGTATCGACTTGAAGGAAAACGGCGACTGGCGTCGCTGGGTCGATTTGACCGCCGACGAACGCCAGACCGTCGCCAGCGCGCTGGTGAAGCGAGCCATGCGAAAGGGCGTCTCGGCGACCAAAATCGACGGATTGGTCGGTACCACCTACACGCTCGCCGCGGAACCCGAGGGAACCGAACTCCGGGACGTGAGCGAGTTCTCCACCCTGCTCAACGCGACGGCGCGTTACGACCGCGCGGACGTCGGTCTCGCGGTCTGTCTCGGCAACCGCGACGCCGCGTTGGAGCGGGCCAGAACGCTCCTGAAGAACCACCGACGAAACCTCTCGGAGGCCATCAGTTGGGTGCAGTCCGAGGGCGTGACGAAGGAGGAGAACGTCCAGTGGTTCCACGCGGAGGACCGGATTCGCGAGACCATCGTCGGCATCGTCGCCGGAATGGCCGTCGGCGCGAACGGCATCGACCGAAACGTTCCCATCATCGCGTTCGCCGACGAGGACGACGAAAACGTGAAAGTCTCCTCGCGCGGCACGCCCCACCTCACCCGAAAAGGACTCGACCTCTCGGTCGTCATGAAAACCGCCTCGCAGGCGGTCGGCGGCGACGGCGGCGGCCACAACGTCGCCGCCGGTGCGACGGTGCCGAAAGGCACGGAAAAAGAGTTCATCGAGCGCGCCGACGAACTGGTCGGCGAGCAGTTGGGATAGTCGGTCAAACTCGGTAGGGAGTATCGTAACCAGCCATCGTTTTGTCTCGTTCCGGAATCGAATGGTCTCGCTCGGAGGTATTCCAAAACTTCGAGTGGTTTCGATACTCCCGATGAGAAGGCGACCTCGCTACGCTCGCTACGAACAGTATTTGGTGGCGTTGTGGTTTGAGCAGTTACCGAGAACATGTCCTCGAAACCTCGAAAGCCCCCGCCCGCTCGCTACGACGAGAAGACGTGTTTGGAACTTTTGCGATTGCAGTTACTGAGAAAACGACGCCGAAAGCCCCCGCCCGCTCGCGGCCGCTGTGCAGGATATCCGCGCTCTCCGCGCCGGAAGAGCGAAGCTCTTCCGAGCAGCCCCTCGCTCCTGCGTCGCTCGTGGCGACACAGCCCGCGCAGATAGGGCCTGCACAAGCGACCACGGTAAACGCGACCGGGCGGCCCCTTTCATCCCCGCGAGGAACGAGCGGGGAGTTGAAAGACTTCGTCTTTCAGAAGTCCCACCCAAACGACAGCACCGCGCCACAAGCCTCCCCAGCCGACTGCGTTTCTCGGCCTTCGGCCTGCGATACTCATCCCTCGCACGATAGCCAGCAAGCCCTCGTATGACCGCTATCTTCGGGCTTGCTGTCCCGCGCGCCGTGTGGCATTGGGTCGATATCGGCCACCCCGTCCAGCCGAATGGCACGCGCGAGGGCTTTCGAAGGTTGCTTCTCAGAGGGTGTATCGTCGCCAACTGGTCGATTTGTCATCCGGGAGCGAACGACGCATTCCGATACCGGAACGGGAAACCTATGGACTGCTACAAGAATCCATATCAGTACTTCCCCACCAACTCCTCGAACAGTCCGAG is a window from the Haladaptatus sp. R4 genome containing:
- a CDS encoding NUDIX domain-containing protein; this translates as MTDKREQYVGQITQKAILFGPDGNVLVTKSGDHWEPPGGRFEYGETLVGGLCRELREELAVDARVGPPVDAAYGGWMDAETGNPMVTLVYRCETDETDVNPNHEHDDYEWVSPETAAERLEATFSARMARAVERASAFDGTEPFEAVTDPYAGTELSKTDVLEALAAARASDPREQERE
- a CDS encoding TrmB family transcriptional regulator; translated protein: MKDESNHQQAVELLQQLGLKEYEARCLVALSRLPKGTAKEISDISDVPRTRVYDAIRVLESKGLVEIQHSNPQRFRAVPIEEAAETLRQEYESRTETLVESINEIEPVQSDEDDQTTHEVWSLDGTSAVRNRTQQLIDTADEELVLVIGHEAAITPDLIEQLQETYTSGIHVLVGTPNDAIRDRIRQEIPDATVFVSGLEWIDSSSIRESDDTVITSMLLVDGETILVSSAHETDTGTVTEEKAVFGRGFDNGIVVIARRLMATGLFSTEEPKIADE
- a CDS encoding HalOD1 output domain-containing protein, with translation MSGEESPIDEDDSEADSNTTRVQYDWSSTSPSIAIAETIATIENRPQSELEPLYEHVDPDSLDSIVRPRTSEFGGESTVSFEYYGYHVTIRSDGGICVRSDGSEPSE
- the hemC gene encoding hydroxymethylbilane synthase codes for the protein MSHRGKELRLATRGSDLAIRQSGEVKAALEDRRYSVELVEVATTGDQLDDALITELGKTGAFVRDLDQQVLDGDVDGAIHSMKDMPTEHPNELIVAAVPERASANDVLVTPDGKPIDALPDGAVVGTSSLRRKAQLLNFRPDLTVEPLRGNVDTRIEKLLAPVLQAEHEERTEEEKERKGHVGKKDSYEFPYDKNIDEWFNDLSEVGRGALERDVETEYDAIVLAEAGLQRSGLAHHVEYDRLPPKQFVPAPGQGALAVMTLDSELAHDLHTVLDHPRTRVETTVERTILRELNGGCIAPIGVHSIIQGENVHVDVQVFSQDGSEAISLKRDVPVETHVTGAKQVANELAERGARDLITEAREGSE
- a CDS encoding uroporphyrinogen-III synthase, with the translated sequence MKVAVFRPDDERLDEAVELLESLDVNPVPDPMLAVHPTDETPRHADFVVLTSKTGVELADKNGWNPGDTTVCAIGERTAATLREYGYDVDIVPDEYSSRGLVAALADRVDGKSVEVARSDHGSDVLTDGLADAGADVHETVLYELVRPNEAGRSAELAADGDLDAALFTSSLTVEHFLAAAGDRGVRDEVMNALDDVLVGAIGAPTNDTAREHGVRVDVVPDTASFDRLAEEAVARLHDEPNDEAQV
- a CDS encoding DHH family phosphoesterase translates to MSSPVPELEARATACADRVREADEILLASHIDADGLTSAAIASSALERAGVPFETVFCKQLGADELAAIAATDYDTVLFTDFGSGQLDIITEHESAGDFDPVIADHHQPADADTEFHLNPLLFGLDGSSELSGAGASYVLARALEPDGGDNRDLAALAVVGAVGDMQISDGELVGANTGIVEEGLDAGVVETGTDLALYGKQTRPLPKLLEYATDVYIPGISNDQNGALRFLNGVGIDLKENGDWRRWVDLTADERQTVASALVKRAMRKGVSATKIDGLVGTTYTLAAEPEGTELRDVSEFSTLLNATARYDRADVGLAVCLGNRDAALERARTLLKNHRRNLSEAISWVQSEGVTKEENVQWFHAEDRIRETIVGIVAGMAVGANGIDRNVPIIAFADEDDENVKVSSRGTPHLTRKGLDLSVVMKTASQAVGGDGGGHNVAAGATVPKGTEKEFIERADELVGEQLG